Proteins encoded in a region of the Halorussus sp. MSC15.2 genome:
- a CDS encoding ABC transporter ATP-binding protein — translation MATLELKNLHAEVVEADEKILNGVDLEVQSGEIHALMGPNGSGKSTTAKVIAGHPAYEVTEGEVILHLDDEDVPEDKQSWNLLDLEPNERAALGVFLGFQYPAEIEGVTMVNFLRQALNAKLEEREELFEDDEEAEAEAEEEDAGYETSPMEGPADEGEVDVAEFQQILSEKMDLLDMDEKFAHRYLNAGFSGGEKKQNEVLQAAILEPSVAVLDEIDSGLDIDRLQDVSNGINALRDEQGTGVLQITHYQRILDYVEPDHVHVMLDGEIAMSGGAELAEKLEDKGYDWVREEVYEAA, via the coding sequence ATGGCAACGCTTGAACTCAAAAATCTACATGCAGAGGTCGTCGAAGCCGACGAGAAGATTCTCAACGGCGTCGACCTCGAGGTACAGTCCGGCGAGATTCACGCCCTGATGGGTCCCAACGGGAGCGGGAAGTCCACCACGGCGAAGGTAATCGCGGGCCACCCCGCCTACGAGGTGACCGAGGGCGAAGTCATCCTCCACCTCGACGACGAGGACGTCCCCGAGGACAAGCAGTCGTGGAACCTGCTCGACCTCGAACCGAACGAGCGCGCGGCGCTCGGCGTCTTCCTCGGCTTCCAGTACCCGGCCGAAATCGAAGGCGTCACGATGGTCAACTTCCTCCGACAGGCGCTCAACGCCAAACTCGAAGAGCGCGAGGAACTCTTCGAGGACGACGAGGAAGCCGAGGCCGAAGCGGAAGAGGAGGACGCTGGCTACGAGACCAGTCCGATGGAAGGTCCCGCCGACGAGGGCGAGGTCGACGTCGCGGAGTTCCAGCAGATTCTCTCGGAGAAGATGGACCTGCTCGACATGGACGAGAAGTTCGCCCACCGCTACCTCAACGCCGGATTCTCCGGCGGTGAGAAGAAGCAGAACGAGGTTCTGCAGGCCGCCATCCTCGAACCGTCCGTCGCGGTGCTGGACGAAATCGACTCCGGTCTCGACATCGACCGCCTGCAGGACGTCTCGAACGGCATCAACGCCCTGCGCGACGAACAGGGGACCGGCGTCCTCCAGATTACCCACTACCAGCGGATTCTCGACTACGTCGAACCCGACCACGTCCACGTCATGCTCGACGGCGAAATCGCCATGAGCGGTGGCGCGGAACTGGCCGAGAAGCTCGAAGACAAGGGGTACGACTGGGTCCGCGAAGAAGTGTACGAGGCTGCGTAA
- the sufB gene encoding Fe-S cluster assembly protein SufB — MSSEQDQLKETNTEERFAFKKEESAAVKSGKGLTEEVVNLISDDKDEPDWMRERRLRALEHYHNMPLPTDWPGQPDLTQLDIEEIVPYIRPDVDKREGADSWDDLPEDIQDTFEKLGIPEAERKALSGVGAQYESEVVYQNMQEQWEEKGVVFCNMDEAVREHEDLVKEHFMTSCVPPSDNKFAALHGAVWSGGSFVYVPEDVTVEMPVQAYFRMNSEGMGQFEHTLIIAEEGSEVHYIEGCSAPKYGSHNLHSGGVEVFVGEDAHVQYSTVQNWSKNTYNLNTKRALVEKGGRMEWVSGSMGSKATMLYPCSILKGRGASANHISIAFAGEGQNIDTGAKVYHNAPRTNSTIESKSISKDGGRTNYRGLVQISEGATDSSTSVECDALMFDNDSVSDTMPYMEIDESKVDVAHEATVGKIGDEDVFYLQSRGLDDDDAKQMIVSGFIEPITEELPIEYAVELNRLIELEMEGSLG; from the coding sequence ATGAGTTCCGAACAAGACCAACTGAAAGAGACAAACACGGAAGAGCGCTTCGCGTTCAAGAAAGAGGAGAGCGCGGCGGTCAAATCCGGGAAGGGGCTGACCGAGGAGGTCGTGAACCTCATCAGCGACGACAAGGACGAACCCGACTGGATGCGCGAGCGACGCCTCCGCGCGCTCGAACACTACCACAACATGCCCCTGCCCACCGACTGGCCCGGGCAACCCGACCTCACCCAACTCGACATCGAAGAAATCGTCCCCTACATCCGCCCCGACGTCGACAAACGCGAAGGTGCCGATAGCTGGGACGACCTGCCAGAGGACATCCAAGACACCTTCGAGAAACTCGGCATTCCCGAAGCCGAGCGCAAGGCCCTCTCCGGGGTCGGTGCGCAATACGAGTCGGAGGTCGTCTACCAGAACATGCAGGAGCAGTGGGAGGAGAAAGGCGTCGTGTTCTGCAACATGGACGAGGCGGTCCGCGAACACGAAGACCTCGTCAAAGAGCACTTCATGACCTCCTGCGTTCCCCCGAGCGACAACAAGTTCGCCGCGCTCCACGGCGCGGTGTGGTCCGGTGGGTCGTTCGTCTACGTCCCCGAGGACGTAACTGTGGAGATGCCCGTCCAGGCCTACTTCCGGATGAACTCGGAAGGGATGGGCCAGTTCGAGCACACTCTCATCATCGCCGAAGAGGGCTCGGAGGTCCACTACATCGAAGGCTGCAGTGCGCCCAAGTACGGCAGCCACAACCTCCACTCCGGCGGCGTCGAAGTCTTCGTCGGCGAAGACGCTCACGTCCAGTACAGCACCGTGCAGAACTGGTCGAAAAACACCTACAACCTCAACACTAAACGCGCCCTCGTCGAGAAGGGCGGCCGCATGGAGTGGGTCTCGGGCAGCATGGGGTCGAAAGCCACCATGCTCTACCCCTGCTCCATCCTCAAGGGCCGCGGCGCCTCCGCGAACCACATCTCCATCGCGTTCGCGGGCGAAGGCCAGAACATCGACACCGGCGCCAAAGTCTACCACAACGCCCCGCGGACGAATTCGACTATCGAATCCAAGTCCATCAGTAAGGACGGCGGCCGCACCAACTACCGCGGTCTCGTCCAGATTTCGGAGGGCGCGACCGACTCCAGCACTAGCGTCGAGTGCGACGCGCTGATGTTCGACAACGACTCGGTCTCCGACACCATGCCCTACATGGAAATCGACGAGTCGAAAGTCGACGTCGCCCACGAGGCCACCGTCGGCAAAATCGGCGACGAAGACGTCTTCTACCTCCAATCCCGAGGGCTGGACGACGACGACGCCAAGCAGATGATTGTCTCCGGCTTCATCGAACCCATCACCGAGGAACTGCCTATCGAGTACGCCGTGGAACTGAATCGTCTCATCGAACTCGAAATGGAGGGGAGTCTCGGATGA